A stretch of Manis javanica isolate MJ-LG chromosome 1, MJ_LKY, whole genome shotgun sequence DNA encodes these proteins:
- the GNLY gene encoding granulysin has protein sequence MTSWALLLLASVLLATPGLTFSGLTPEGSDPVTADLCGLGEPFCQDQSGPQSDLLTNSEGLGIICLHCRKIIRKLEKMVGENPTEDTIRQTASRVCRKMKLLYAPCKKMMKSSLRFISRDIMAGKPPQAVCVDLRICKPEAGLF, from the exons ATGAcctcctgggccctgctgctcCTTGCCTCCGTGCTGCTGGCCACTCCGG GCCTGACCTTTTCTGGTCTGACCCCTGAGGGCTCTGACCCGGTGACAGCTGACCTGTGTGGCCTTGGAGAGCCATTCTGCCAGGACCAGTCAGGGCCCCAG AGTGACCTGCTGACCAACAGTGAGGGGCTGGGCATCATCTGTTTGCACTGTCGGAAGATAATCCGCAAACTGGAGAAAATGGTGGGAGAGAACCCCACAGAG GACACCATCAGACAGACTGCGTCCCGGGTGTGCAGAAAGATGAAGCTTCTGTACGCCCCCTGCAAGAAGATGATGAAAAGTTCTCTTCGTTTCATCTCCCGGGATATCATGGCTGGCAAACCCCCCCAGGCAGTCTGCGTGGATCTCAGGATATGCAAACCTGAAGCAG GTCTCTTCTGA